From Pedobacter aquae:
GTGATACATGAAACCGGTTTGCCTATATCTTTTGGTTTATCAAAAAATAAAACTGTTTCAAAAGTAGCTACTGGTTTAGCTAAACCCAACGGTTATAAGCATGTGGATTATGGTACAGAACGACCGTTTTTAGCACCTCTACCCGTTCAAAAAATACCTATGATTGGCGATAAAACGGCAGAAAGCTTACGCAGAATGGGTGTGCAAAAAGTACAAACTTTACAAGAAATGCCTTGCCGTTTATTAGAATCTGCTTTTGGTAAATCGGGTATCATGATTTGGGAAAAAGCAAATGGTATAGATTTGAGTCCGGTAGTGCCTTATACCGAGCGTAAATCCCTATCTAGCGAAAATACTTTTGAAAAAGATACCATGGATATAGAAATGCTGGAAGCTTTACTGGTTTCTATGACAGAAGATTTATGTTCTAAAATGCGAAAAGAGCATTTTTTGTGTGGATGCGTAGCTGTTAAAATACGATATTCTGATTTTAATACCCATACACAACAAATTAAGCTGCCTTATACTTCGGCAGATCATCTGCTTATTCCGCAAGTAAAAGAGCTTTTTAAGAAACTGTATAACCGCCGCATGCTCATCAGGCTCATAGGCGTACGTTTTAGCAATTTGGTTCATGGGCATCATCAAATTAATCTTTTTCAAGATAGCGAAGAGCAAATTCATCTTTACCAAGCTATGGATAAACTTAATAAAAGATTTGGTAGCAAAACCGTATTCCGGGCCATAGGTATGGGTATAGAAAATAAAAGTTTCAATCCGTTTAATGGGATGATATAAGAAGTCCGAAGACCGCAGACCGCTGTCTGAAGTCTAGGGTGGAAAGAATTGGAAGTTGAACGTCCGCAGACCGCAGACGGCTGTCTGAAGTCTGGGGTGGAAAGAGTTGGAAGTTGAACGTCCGCAGACCGCTGTCCGAAGTCTAGGGTGGAAAGAGTTGGAAGTAGCAATCAATAAGAAAAGATTGCTTCTTCGTTCCTCATCGCAATGACCTAATCACCTAATTAACCAGCTCCTAATGACCAATGAACCAATTCCTAATAACTAACCACCTAACCACCTAACCACCTAACCACCTAACAAACTAACCAACTAACAACCTAACCACCTAACCAACTAACCACCTAACAAACTA
This genomic window contains:
- the dinB gene encoding DNA polymerase IV gives rise to the protein MAIGGSGDRGVVASCSYEARKYGVHSAMPGKLAKQLCPDLIFVRGDYESYSQASLEVTQIIDEQVPVFEKTSIDEFYIDMTGMDKFFGTLKHARELREKVIHETGLPISFGLSKNKTVSKVATGLAKPNGYKHVDYGTERPFLAPLPVQKIPMIGDKTAESLRRMGVQKVQTLQEMPCRLLESAFGKSGIMIWEKANGIDLSPVVPYTERKSLSSENTFEKDTMDIEMLEALLVSMTEDLCSKMRKEHFLCGCVAVKIRYSDFNTHTQQIKLPYTSADHLLIPQVKELFKKLYNRRMLIRLIGVRFSNLVHGHHQINLFQDSEEQIHLYQAMDKLNKRFGSKTVFRAIGMGIENKSFNPFNGMI